The following are encoded together in the Cicer arietinum cultivar CDC Frontier isolate Library 1 chromosome 2, Cicar.CDCFrontier_v2.0, whole genome shotgun sequence genome:
- the LOC101497349 gene encoding probable methyltransferase At1g29790, with amino-acid sequence MGRSCLHKCKPMRVMGWLQIILGGLVILVSLLSLTRFYYAGFFLQNDDICKYLYTINDIHEGGFDAKALSDRVGEVLDMLETLQGKLESKSQELEKNKGITLNNKFLEEEIVRPLHRANVALRQIRLPKIEGNNSIVKEDPLINFFVTEEIRKYITPKENRVGKINLYGSDKVYNTIGHSCVLHKKEVEKYMDYDIGSYCDDDWNLAQKLMLNGCDPLPRRRCLTRASKVYNKPYPINESLWRLPDERNVRWGNYQCRNFDCLSSKNPKRGYSKCTGCFEMEKEKVKWVSNSSLFAEFLIIDVLKIKPGEIRIGLDYGIGTGTFAARMRENNVTIVSTALNLGAPFNEMIALRGLIPLYVTLNQRLPFFDNIMDLIHTTGFMDGWIDLLLLDFILYDWDRILRPGGLLWIDKFFCNRKDLDDYMYMFLQLRYKKHKWVISQKSKDEVYLSALLEKPPRAI; translated from the coding sequence ATGGGGAGATCATGTCTTCACAAATGCAAACCTATGAGAGTAATGGGTTGGCTACAAATTATCTTGGGAGGATTGGTAATCTTAGTAAGTTTATTGAGCCTAACTAGATTCTACTATGCTggattttttcttcaaaatgatGACATATGCAAATATTTGTATACTATAAATGATATACATGAGGGTGGTTTTGATGCCAAAGCACTTTCTGATAGAGTTGGAGAAGTATTAGATATGTTGGAAACTTTGCAAGGTAAGCTTGAGTCAAAATCACAAGAATTGGAGAAAAACAAGGGCATAACCTTAAACAACAAGTTTTTAGAGGAGGAAATAGTTAGGCCTCTTCATAGAGCTAATGTTGCTTTGAGACAGATTAGGCTTCCAAAGATTGAAGGTAACAACTCCATAGTAAAAGAAGATcctttgattaatttttttgtcactGAGGAGATAAGAAAGTACATAACCCCAAAGGAGAATAGGGTTGGTAAGATTAATCTATATGGGTCAGACAAGGTTTACAACACAATAGGACATTCATGTGTTTTGCATAAGAAAGAGGTAGAAAAGTACATGGACTATGACATTGGTTCCTATTGTGATGATGATTGGAATTTAGCCCAAAAGCTTATGCTTAATGGTTGTGATCCTTTGCCTAGAAGAAGGTGTTTAACAAGGGCTTCAAAAGTTTACAATAAACCTTATCCTATCAATGAGTCACTATGGAGATTACCAGATGAAAGAAATGTGAGGTGGGGGAATTACCAATGTAGGAATTTTGATTGCTTATCAAGCAAGAATCCAAAAAGGGGTTACTCAAAATGTACAGGATGTTTTGAAATGGAAAAGGAAAAGGTGAAATGGGTTTCTAATAGTTCACTTTTTGCAGAGTTTTTGATCATTgatgttttgaaaattaagCCTGGTGAGATAAGGATTGGACTAGACTATGGAATTGGAACTGGCACATTTGCTGCAAGGATGAGGGAAAATAATGTAACAATTGTATCAACTGCTTTGAACCTTGGTGCTCCTTTTAATGAAATGATAGCTCTAAGGGGTTTGATTCCTTTATATGTTACATTAAATCAAAGGCTTCCATTCTTTGATAACATTATGGATTTGATTCATACCACTGGATTTATGGATGGTTGGATTGATTTGCTATTGTTAGACTTTATATTGTATGATTGGGATAGAATTCTAAGACCAGGTGGTTTACTATGGATAGATAAGTTCTTTTGTAATAGAAAGGATTTGGATGACTATATGTATATGTTTCTTCAACTTAGGTACAAGAAACACAAGTGGGTTATTTCACAGAAGTCAAAGGATGAAGTATATCTATCTGCATTGCTGGAAAAACCTCCCAGAGccatatga